A window from Malacoplasma iowae encodes these proteins:
- a CDS encoding ferritin-like domain-containing protein, translating into MWNKDEKIVELLNTHYNLELAAANMYIHYSSVANKLGYTYTSEFLKVMADDKIEAHLSRIYDYFTDLDLEIKVNQNSIPRSYDSKTVHDIFKEMLNYELYLRKHIHHIADYALSIKDYETFEFIQWFIRDAIKDVGDIDDVLTYVDTPNSSMLTIETSIRRKTKEYNKQ; encoded by the coding sequence ATGTGAAATAAAGACGAAAAAATAGTTGAACTTTTAAATACTCATTACAATCTTGAATTAGCAGCAGCTAATATGTATATTCATTATTCAAGTGTAGCAAACAAACTTGGCTATACTTATACATCAGAATTTTTAAAAGTAATGGCTGATGATAAGATTGAAGCTCACTTATCAAGAATATATGACTACTTCACAGATCTTGATTTGGAAATAAAAGTAAATCAAAATTCTATTCCTAGATCTTATGATTCAAAAACTGTTCATGATATTTTTAAAGAAATGTTAAATTATGAATTGTATTTAAGAAAACACATACATCATATAGCTGACTATGCATTATCAATTAAAGATTATGAAACATTTGAATTTATTCAATGATTTATAAGAGATGCTATAAAGGATGTTGGCGATATAGATGATGTACTAACTTATGTTGATACACCAAATTCTAGTATGCTAACTATTGAAACTAGCATTAGAAGAAAAACAAAAGAATATAACAAGCAATAA
- a CDS encoding DegV family protein: protein MGMKKYAFIVDSSIAYVDEIANNPDIYKVCFDITDSENKTYEDNDKDITSSEIIEKFSRGILFKTNAVSPGKVMVLLEDLINEYENIFVFTISSGLSSYYDNVKYFEEEPEFKGKVHIIDTCEIGYGITNIVLESKKMLDENASVDDVIEYAKNAYKKNFTMLSSESWTPLAKSGRAPSAVAKLLNIAKTKPIIQFYVKNKLGGVAKSFETTIKKIISSFDKTFNSPRGSKIASVVFYNNNIDNDHAEFARKTLSNSLDFPISSIVENTSPNLVLVYTANKSFGIHIRVK, encoded by the coding sequence ATGGGAATGAAAAAATATGCTTTCATTGTTGACTCTTCAATAGCTTATGTAGATGAAATTGCAAATAATCCAGATATATATAAAGTTTGTTTTGATATCACTGATAGTGAAAATAAAACTTATGAAGATAATGATAAAGATATAACTTCTAGTGAGATTATTGAAAAGTTTTCTAGAGGTATACTTTTTAAAACAAATGCTGTTTCTCCAGGAAAAGTTATGGTTTTATTAGAAGATCTAATCAACGAATATGAAAACATATTTGTATTCACAATTTCAAGTGGATTATCAAGTTATTATGATAATGTTAAATACTTTGAAGAAGAACCTGAATTTAAAGGTAAAGTCCATATTATAGACACTTGTGAAATAGGTTATGGAATAACTAACATCGTTTTAGAATCTAAAAAAATGCTTGATGAAAATGCAAGTGTTGATGATGTTATAGAATATGCAAAAAATGCTTATAAGAAAAATTTCACGATGCTTAGTTCTGAATCATGAACTCCTTTAGCTAAAAGTGGTAGAGCTCCTTCTGCTGTAGCAAAATTATTAAATATAGCAAAAACAAAACCAATTATTCAATTTTATGTAAAAAATAAATTGGGTGGTGTTGCTAAAAGTTTTGAGACAACAATAAAAAAGATTATTTCTTCTTTTGATAAAACATTTAATAGCCCAAGAGGATCAAAAATAGCATCTGTAGTTTTTTACAATAACAATATTGATAATGATCATGCAGAATTTGCAAGAAAAACTTTAAGTAATTCTTTAGACTTCCCAATCAGCAGTATTGTTGAGAATACAAGTCCTAACTTGGTATTAGTTTATACAGCTAATAAATCTTTTGGTATACATATAAGGGTTAAATAA
- a CDS encoding diadenylate cyclase, producing the protein MAGITFILVLISFIMILVMFVFFIVYLLKSKQIFGFKSNKNKSNHLSKEDKELLVKSLHETLFYLSSRKIGGLIVIEKNNTLSLYEETGFKVDAPFSPEFLILVFSNKSASFHDGAVIVSNNKIKSISCYLPISKNSIDLKYGSRHRAGLGITEVTDAIAFIVSETTGNISYTQKGKLHNMGQDKNSVNDLLNSVI; encoded by the coding sequence ATGGCAGGCATTACTTTTATTCTTGTTTTAATATCATTTATTATGATTTTGGTAATGTTTGTTTTTTTTATTGTATATCTTTTAAAATCAAAACAAATTTTTGGCTTTAAATCAAACAAAAATAAATCTAATCATCTTTCAAAAGAAGACAAAGAATTATTAGTTAAATCATTGCATGAAACATTATTTTATTTAAGCAGTAGAAAAATAGGTGGATTAATAGTTATAGAAAAAAACAATACTCTTAGTTTATATGAAGAAACAGGTTTTAAAGTTGATGCACCTTTTTCACCAGAATTTCTTATTTTAGTTTTTTCAAATAAAAGTGCATCATTTCATGATGGAGCTGTTATAGTCTCAAACAACAAAATTAAATCCATTTCATGTTATTTACCAATTTCAAAAAATTCTATAGATTTAAAATATGGTTCAAGACATAGAGCAGGATTAGGAATCACTGAGGTAACTGACGCTATTGCTTTTATTGTTAGTGAAACTACCGGGAATATCTCATATACTCAAAAAGGAAAATTACACAATATGGGACAAGATAAAAATTCAGTTAATGACTTATTAAATAGTGTAATTTAA
- the galU gene encoding UTP--glucose-1-phosphate uridylyltransferase GalU, with protein sequence MSSNVKKAIIPAAGMGTRFLPITKSIPKEMLPIVDKPAIHYIIDEAIKSGIEEILVIVSNSKNSIIDYFDTSVELENILLKKSKIKEKQEIENISNMVNLYFLRQKKPLGLGHAISIAKSFVKNEPFAILLGDDIIDKNNGKFALKQCIDEYEKFRCSIVGVQFVNDENISKYGVIDIKDKKDDNAYEIKNIIEKPPLGKNPSNYAVMGRYVLTPSIFNELEKIKPDKSGEIQLTEAIANLLKNEKVIAKLFTGKRYDLGSKFGFLKANINFGLKHNDTKIELNKYMKSMCLNKLK encoded by the coding sequence ATGTCATCTAATGTTAAGAAAGCTATCATTCCTGCCGCTGGTATGGGAACACGATTTTTACCAATAACTAAATCGATACCTAAAGAAATGTTACCAATTGTTGATAAACCAGCTATACACTATATAATTGATGAAGCTATAAAATCTGGAATTGAAGAAATACTAGTTATAGTTTCTAATTCAAAAAATTCTATCATTGATTATTTTGATACTTCAGTTGAATTAGAAAACATTTTGTTAAAAAAAAGCAAAATAAAAGAAAAGCAGGAAATTGAAAATATTTCAAATATGGTGAATTTATACTTTTTAAGGCAGAAAAAACCATTAGGTCTTGGACATGCAATATCAATAGCTAAATCATTTGTCAAAAATGAGCCATTTGCTATTCTTTTAGGAGATGACATAATTGATAAAAATAATGGAAAATTTGCTTTAAAACAATGTATTGATGAATATGAAAAATTTAGATGTTCTATTGTAGGTGTGCAATTTGTAAATGATGAAAATATATCAAAATATGGGGTGATCGATATAAAAGATAAAAAAGATGATAATGCATATGAAATAAAAAACATCATTGAAAAACCACCTTTAGGAAAAAATCCATCAAACTATGCTGTAATGGGAAGATATGTTTTAACCCCTTCCATTTTTAATGAGTTAGAAAAGATCAAACCAGATAAATCTGGTGAAATTCAATTAACAGAAGCCATTGCTAATTTATTAAAAAATGAAAAAGTCATTGCTAAATTATTTACAGGAAAAAGATATGATTTAGGTTCGAAATTTGGTTTTTTAAAAGCAAACATTAATTTTGGATTAAAACATAATGATACAAAAATTGAACTAAACAAATATATGAAAAGCATGTGTTTAAATAAATTAAAATAA
- the der gene encoding ribosome biogenesis GTPase Der yields MLTVAIVGKPNVGKSTLFNRIVKKNKSIVDDTPGVTRDRIYCQAEWLTRNFYLIDTGGLTVKDFSFKKEIELQVNYAIEEASVIIFLISAKDGINNDDQYVAKLLKKYAKNKKIILVVNKSESKNSSKNENDYYKFGFGKPFFISSSHGIGIGDLLDQIISLDTNEINENDSFKFCIIGKPNVGKSSLVNCILRQDRVIVSDIAGTTLDAIDTNFKRNKEMFTIIDTAGIRKKSKIGEGLEKYAFLRVEQSIKRSNLIIVLLDGSSDFTEQDEIIAGLAFKANIPCIIAVNKWDAVNKDEKTMNQFIKTIKIKFQFIHYAPIIFISAKENRRIDDLFDEIINIKKTLEKKVSSSALTETILRAQMLNNPPSFKGGRIKINYVTQVESQIPTFVLFCNNPDYLHFSYARYLENEIREKFGYNNVPMTLYFKSKTSEIRNKKEII; encoded by the coding sequence ATGTTAACTGTTGCTATAGTTGGAAAACCTAATGTTGGTAAGTCTACTTTATTTAATAGAATAGTGAAAAAAAATAAATCTATTGTTGATGATACTCCTGGTGTTACAAGAGATAGAATTTATTGTCAAGCTGAATGATTAACTAGAAATTTTTATTTAATAGATACAGGTGGATTAACAGTTAAAGATTTTAGCTTTAAAAAAGAAATTGAACTACAAGTTAACTATGCAATAGAAGAAGCTAGTGTTATTATTTTTTTAATATCTGCAAAAGATGGAATTAATAATGATGATCAATATGTTGCAAAACTTTTAAAAAAATATGCAAAAAACAAAAAAATAATTTTAGTTGTTAATAAGAGCGAATCAAAAAACTCTTCTAAAAATGAAAATGATTATTATAAATTTGGGTTTGGTAAACCATTTTTTATTTCAAGTTCACATGGTATTGGTATAGGTGATTTATTAGATCAAATTATTTCATTAGATACAAATGAAATCAATGAAAATGATTCTTTTAAATTTTGTATAATAGGAAAACCCAATGTTGGTAAATCTTCTCTTGTTAATTGCATACTAAGACAAGATAGAGTCATAGTTAGTGATATTGCAGGAACAACACTTGATGCTATTGATACTAATTTTAAACGTAATAAAGAAATGTTCACAATTATAGACACTGCAGGAATTAGAAAAAAATCAAAAATTGGTGAAGGTTTAGAAAAATATGCTTTTCTAAGAGTTGAACAATCAATAAAAAGAAGTAATTTGATTATTGTTTTACTTGATGGAAGTAGTGATTTTACAGAACAAGATGAAATTATTGCTGGGTTAGCATTTAAAGCTAATATACCTTGTATTATCGCAGTTAACAAATGGGATGCTGTTAATAAAGATGAAAAAACTATGAATCAATTTATCAAAACTATTAAGATAAAATTTCAATTTATTCATTATGCTCCTATTATATTTATTAGTGCAAAAGAAAATAGAAGAATTGATGATCTTTTTGATGAAATTATAAATATTAAAAAAACACTAGAAAAAAAGGTTTCTTCAAGTGCATTAACAGAAACAATTTTGAGAGCACAAATGTTAAATAATCCACCATCATTTAAAGGTGGAAGAATTAAAATTAATTATGTTACTCAAGTTGAAAGTCAAATTCCAACTTTTGTCTTATTTTGTAATAACCCAGATTATTTACATTTCAGTTATGCTAGATATCTAGAAAATGAAATAAGAGAAAAATTTGGTTATAATAATGTTCCCATGACGCTATACTTTAAATCTAAAACATCAGAAATAAGAAACAAAAAGGAGATTATATAA
- a CDS encoding glycosyltransferase — protein sequence MVFVLYTTCNDFDSIALKKSLYQTYQNCKFFILDDSNDSKYKDEIDKFAYEYNIEVIRRKNRKGFKAGNINNFLMNRNDYDYFVLLDSDEIIPKDYILKVLPYFSNKKVGIVQCNNKCNRQNNYFDYLGSYVHNTQWNTEYVVRHSLGVVNCCGHGATISKKMYLDVGGFPELILEDWALTLNGLKFGYETVYAPEIVCWEEFPTNYLAFKKRNYRWTQGGVQCFSKIGWKLLFFNSCPFFRRLDLLLTQTNYFISIGSLIIVLSTLSILAPMGFRFRYENWYVAVTLFFAIIPLLNCFIYYLGKVNFFKLIVILLFFYILYASLFVSVIISIFEALIGKKLNFVVTPKKETKRISFIDAIKFNIIELIVGVILIIALIISFIYIPNINFFTYVWVIILIIPMFLTVPLTLMSNIKLKNKNHEMENKYVI from the coding sequence ATGGTCTTTGTTTTATACACAACATGTAATGACTTTGATAGCATTGCACTTAAAAAATCTTTATATCAAACATATCAAAATTGTAAATTTTTTATATTAGATGATTCTAATGATAGTAAATACAAGGATGAAATTGATAAATTTGCTTATGAATATAATATTGAAGTTATAAGAAGAAAAAATAGAAAAGGTTTTAAAGCAGGTAATATAAATAATTTTCTAATGAATAGAAATGATTATGATTATTTTGTTTTACTAGATTCAGATGAAATAATTCCAAAAGATTATATTTTAAAAGTTCTACCATATTTTTCCAATAAAAAAGTTGGTATTGTTCAATGTAATAACAAGTGCAATAGGCAAAATAATTATTTTGATTATTTAGGATCATATGTACATAATACACAATGAAATACTGAATATGTAGTCAGACATTCACTTGGTGTTGTTAATTGTTGTGGTCACGGAGCAACCATAAGTAAAAAAATGTATTTAGATGTTGGTGGTTTCCCAGAATTAATATTAGAAGATTGAGCCTTAACTCTTAATGGATTAAAGTTTGGTTATGAAACTGTGTATGCACCTGAAATTGTATGTTGAGAAGAATTCCCAACAAATTATCTGGCATTTAAAAAAAGAAATTATAGATGAACACAAGGAGGTGTTCAATGTTTTTCAAAAATAGGATGAAAATTACTTTTTTTCAATTCTTGTCCTTTTTTTAGAAGACTTGATTTATTATTAACGCAAACAAATTATTTTATAAGTATAGGATCATTAATAATAGTTTTAAGTACACTATCAATTCTTGCACCAATGGGTTTTAGATTTAGATATGAAAATTGATATGTAGCTGTTACTTTATTTTTCGCAATAATACCATTATTGAATTGCTTTATATATTATTTAGGAAAAGTAAATTTTTTTAAACTAATTGTCATTCTACTATTTTTTTATATATTATATGCATCTTTGTTTGTATCAGTAATAATTTCAATATTTGAAGCACTAATAGGAAAAAAGTTAAATTTTGTAGTAACACCAAAAAAAGAAACTAAAAGAATATCTTTTATCGACGCCATAAAATTTAACATAATTGAATTAATTGTTGGTGTCATATTAATTATTGCACTCATTATTTCTTTTATATATATTCCAAATATTAACTTTTTCACATATGTTTGAGTAATTATACTAATAATACCTATGTTTTTAACGGTTCCTTTAACCCTAATGTCTAATATTAAACTAAAAAATAAAAATCATGAAATGGAGAATAAATATGTCATCTAA
- the thrS gene encoding threonine--tRNA ligase, with translation MKIDKKLNNTCGQILFKSLQKIYGDINCADLGFHEHGGYVDFESKQKISINDFKEIEKAMKKIIASGTKIETIKKLSKENEFQKEISSENKDIIFIKIGDDFENISHKEINDNVNKVKFYKLINIGGSYWKNDSKNKQLIRIMYVSFESKNDLDEYEKFLIEQRESDHRKIGQDMKIFTFDTLVGQGLPIWLPNGQIIKNQIRSFLEKTFSLENFKFLDTPILGSKELYITSGHWDHYKENNFPPISVDNETFILRPMTCPHHMMVYKQEPHSYRELPLYYCENSKLHRYESSGGLIGLERVRAMELFDCHVFCEKGDIEKVISKLDNILKVVHKKMGIRIDQIDLSLHDPDDLEKYHNDPKMWNQAETQLRNILKQLKYKFHEMKGEAAFYGPKIDYQVKSNLGKMITISTIQLDFLLPKRFELEYINDKNEKSEPVLIHFGVIGTYERFIATLLSQFKGNIPFWLMPVQMAIIPVNNKFHLEYALELQKALKDRNFRVLLDDSEERMSKKIRECQTSKIPYQLIIGDEEVKNKTISYRKYGEQNTTTSSLDDFLKKISDKD, from the coding sequence ATGAAAATTGATAAAAAATTAAATAACACTTGCGGACAAATTTTATTCAAAAGTTTGCAAAAAATTTATGGAGATATAAATTGTGCTGATTTAGGTTTTCATGAACATGGTGGTTATGTAGACTTTGAATCAAAACAAAAAATTTCCATTAATGATTTTAAAGAAATTGAAAAAGCTATGAAGAAAATAATAGCTTCTGGTACTAAAATTGAAACAATTAAAAAACTTTCTAAAGAAAATGAATTTCAAAAAGAAATATCTAGCGAAAACAAAGATATTATTTTCATAAAAATTGGCGATGATTTTGAAAACATATCACACAAAGAAATAAATGATAATGTTAACAAAGTTAAATTTTATAAGTTAATCAATATTGGAGGTTCTTATTGAAAAAATGATTCAAAAAATAAACAACTAATAAGAATAATGTATGTTTCTTTTGAAAGTAAAAATGATCTTGACGAATATGAAAAATTTTTAATTGAACAAAGAGAAAGTGATCATAGAAAAATTGGTCAAGATATGAAAATATTTACTTTTGATACACTTGTTGGTCAGGGTCTTCCAATATGATTACCAAATGGTCAAATAATTAAAAATCAAATAAGAAGTTTTCTTGAAAAAACTTTTAGTTTAGAAAATTTTAAATTCTTAGATACTCCTATACTTGGTAGCAAAGAACTTTATATAACATCCGGTCATTGAGATCATTATAAAGAAAACAATTTTCCCCCAATTTCTGTCGATAATGAAACATTCATATTAAGACCAATGACATGTCCACACCATATGATGGTTTACAAACAAGAACCACATTCATATAGAGAATTGCCTTTATATTATTGTGAAAATTCTAAATTACATAGATATGAATCATCTGGTGGTCTTATTGGGTTAGAACGTGTTAGGGCAATGGAATTATTTGATTGTCATGTTTTCTGTGAAAAAGGAGACATAGAAAAAGTTATTTCTAAACTTGATAACATTTTAAAAGTTGTACATAAAAAAATGGGTATAAGAATTGATCAAATAGATTTATCACTTCATGATCCTGATGATTTAGAAAAATATCACAATGATCCAAAAATGTGAAATCAAGCCGAAACTCAATTAAGAAACATATTGAAACAATTAAAATACAAGTTCCATGAAATGAAGGGTGAAGCTGCTTTTTATGGTCCTAAAATTGATTATCAAGTTAAATCTAACTTAGGTAAAATGATAACAATTTCTACAATTCAATTAGATTTCTTATTGCCAAAAAGATTTGAATTAGAATACATTAATGATAAAAATGAAAAATCAGAACCTGTATTGATTCACTTTGGTGTTATTGGAACATATGAAAGATTTATTGCTACTTTATTAAGTCAATTTAAGGGTAATATCCCTTTCTGACTAATGCCTGTTCAAATGGCAATAATACCTGTAAATAACAAGTTCCATTTAGAATATGCTTTAGAATTACAGAAGGCATTAAAAGATAGAAACTTCCGTGTATTATTAGATGATTCTGAAGAAAGAATGTCTAAAAAAATTAGAGAGTGTCAAACATCTAAAATCCCTTACCAATTAATAATAGGTGACGAAGAAGTAAAAAATAAAACAATATCTTATAGAAAATATGGTGAACAAAACACAACAACATCTTCTTTAGATGACTTTTTAAAAAAAATATCTGATAAAGATTAA
- the cmk gene encoding (d)CMP kinase — protein MTYKIAIDGPAGSGKSTVSKIIASQYNLTFVSTGYFFRAYALILKNNNKINATADEQLEILNNTTIDIDNDKLFINGIDSTNNIKNSEISELASMLATKKHIREIAKNSQIEIANKKDVIMDGRDIGTVIMPNANVKIYLVASIKERAKRRTKELKQLNEKTSYFKVWFEIFKRDWNDKHRKIAPLKKANDAIVVKTNNKSINDVVTEIAKYIKK, from the coding sequence ATGACTTATAAAATAGCAATTGATGGTCCAGCTGGAAGTGGTAAATCAACTGTTTCTAAAATAATCGCTAGTCAATATAATTTGACATTTGTATCAACAGGTTATTTTTTTAGAGCTTATGCTTTAATTTTAAAAAATAATAACAAGATTAATGCAACAGCAGATGAACAATTAGAAATATTGAATAATACCACAATTGATATTGACAATGATAAGCTTTTTATAAATGGTATTGATTCAACTAACAATATTAAAAATTCTGAAATATCAGAACTAGCCTCTATGTTGGCAACAAAAAAACACATTAGAGAAATAGCAAAAAATTCACAGATAGAAATAGCTAATAAAAAAGATGTGATAATGGATGGTAGAGATATTGGTACAGTCATTATGCCAAATGCTAACGTTAAAATATATTTAGTTGCTTCAATAAAAGAAAGAGCTAAAAGAAGAACTAAAGAGCTTAAACAACTTAATGAAAAAACAAGTTATTTTAAAGTTTGATTTGAAATTTTTAAAAGAGATTGAAATGATAAACATAGAAAAATAGCACCATTAAAAAAAGCCAATGATGCTATTGTTGTCAAAACAAATAATAAATCAATAAATGATGTTGTAACTGAAATTGCAAAATATATAAAGAAATAA
- a CDS encoding IS30 family transposase, translating to MKTYKHLTKEERCLIYFLWNKEKYSMNKIAKILNKNKSTISRELKRNTSSTGIYYSSNAHKKYIRRKSNCHMFFMLKYKNFTDLFIQKFNPKSHGVEATIFWIKENYPLVKVPSARQVFRWINSKIWKIQRRDCLRRKYVKGKRRKIGIFSKIDGKYCIPYSLRPEKINKRKEFGHWEADLIVSKRQSGYYHLLTLVERKTRLAIIRKIKGKNARSMMAKMYTIIRDEKLPIKSITVDNGLEFQMMGITAKQFNFKVYYCQPYSSFQRGSNENINGIVRRWYKKGTDFSLVSEDKIKTLEWKVNNIPRKMFGYKTAYQMYQENI from the coding sequence ATGAAAACTTATAAACATTTAACAAAAGAAGAAAGATGCTTAATTTATTTTCTTTGAAATAAAGAAAAATATTCTATGAATAAGATTGCAAAAATCTTAAATAAAAACAAATCAACAATATCAAGAGAATTAAAAAGAAACACATCTTCAACAGGAATTTATTATTCATCAAATGCTCACAAAAAATACATTAGAAGAAAATCAAATTGTCATATGTTTTTTATGTTGAAGTACAAAAACTTCACAGATCTTTTTATTCAAAAATTTAATCCTAAATCTCATGGTGTAGAAGCTACAATTTTTTGAATAAAAGAAAACTATCCATTAGTTAAAGTTCCAAGTGCTAGGCAAGTATTTAGATGAATCAATAGCAAGATTTGAAAGATACAAAGAAGAGATTGTTTAAGAAGAAAATATGTTAAAGGAAAAAGAAGAAAAATAGGTATATTTTCTAAAATTGATGGAAAATACTGCATTCCTTATAGTCTAAGACCAGAAAAGATAAACAAAAGAAAAGAATTTGGACATTGAGAAGCTGATCTAATAGTTAGTAAAAGGCAAAGTGGTTATTACCACTTATTAACATTAGTAGAAAGAAAAACAAGGTTGGCAATTATTAGAAAAATAAAAGGTAAAAACGCTAGATCAATGATGGCTAAAATGTATACCATTATTCGAGATGAAAAACTCCCAATAAAAAGCATCACTGTTGATAATGGGTTAGAGTTTCAAATGATGGGAATAACTGCAAAACAATTCAACTTTAAAGTTTATTATTGCCAACCTTATTCTTCATTCCAAAGAGGGTCCAACGAGAACATAAATGGGATAGTTAGAAGATGATATAAAAAAGGAACTGACTTCAGTTTAGTAAGTGAAGATAAAATAAAAACTCTTGAATGAAAAGTAAACAACATCCCAAGAAAAATGTTTGGTTATAAAACAGCTTACCAAATGTATCAAGAAAATATTTAA
- a CDS encoding transposase, with amino-acid sequence MIFDELETRGIKDVLLTCCDNLKGISKTLKAVFPNVDIQKWVIHQIRNSTKHVSPKDVASFTSNMKKIYKSPSYDATFKVLDSFEKSWGEKYPYAIKSWKNNFDGLV; translated from the coding sequence ATGATTTTTGATGAACTTGAAACAAGAGGTATAAAAGATGTTCTTTTAACTTGTTGTGATAATTTGAAAGGAATATCAAAAACTTTAAAAGCTGTATTCCCAAATGTTGACATTCAAAAATGAGTTATTCATCAAATAAGAAATTCTACTAAACATGTATCACCAAAAGATGTTGCATCATTTACAAGTAATATGAAAAAAATTTATAAATCACCAAGTTATGATGCCACATTTAAAGTATTGGATTCATTTGAAAAATCTTGAGGAGAGAAATACCCATATGCTATTAAATCATGAAAAAATAACTTTGATGGATTAGTATAA
- a CDS encoding NAD(P)H-dependent glycerol-3-phosphate dehydrogenase — protein MAKISILGTGAWATALGCCLSYNNHEVHMWGIDQKEVNDINSGTNKKYFGDAKLFSSLSASTDISESLKGSKIILIAVPSTVIVEVLEKVKPLLNKKNHYLFINVAKGLDQNTNDVWSKTIRKTLKNFNVDLVTIIGPSFAIDVFNKKPTVVNVVSKKQEVSKTAAELFNSSFFKVVPIKDEIGAQVLAALKNLLAIAIGISQENHDSINTISALLTQGVNEIQLISKFMGAKDKTILSFCGIGDIFLTCTSDKSRNFTFGREIFRDGVKKVIEENKKTVEGYKVHPIVSEIINTNNLDTPIFKLIINVLSNKLDPKDFVANFLEELMKSNKIN, from the coding sequence ATGGCTAAGATATCTATTTTAGGAACCGGTGCTTGAGCAACCGCATTAGGTTGTTGTTTATCTTATAACAATCATGAAGTACATATGTGAGGAATTGATCAGAAAGAAGTCAATGATATTAATTCTGGTACAAATAAAAAATATTTTGGCGATGCAAAATTATTTTCAAGTCTTTCTGCAAGTACTGACATTAGTGAATCTCTTAAAGGTTCTAAAATTATATTAATTGCTGTGCCATCAACTGTAATTGTTGAAGTTTTAGAAAAAGTAAAACCTCTTTTAAATAAAAAAAATCATTATTTATTTATAAATGTTGCAAAAGGTTTAGACCAAAACACAAATGATGTTTGAAGTAAAACAATACGAAAAACATTAAAAAATTTTAATGTTGATCTTGTTACGATCATAGGCCCTTCTTTTGCAATAGATGTTTTTAACAAAAAACCCACAGTTGTAAATGTTGTTTCTAAAAAACAAGAAGTTTCTAAAACAGCAGCAGAGTTATTTAATTCTTCATTTTTTAAAGTTGTTCCTATCAAAGATGAAATTGGAGCACAAGTTCTTGCAGCTTTGAAAAATCTTTTAGCAATTGCAATTGGTATTTCTCAAGAAAATCATGATTCAATCAACACTATCTCTGCATTACTTACGCAAGGTGTGAATGAAATTCAATTAATAAGTAAATTTATGGGCGCAAAAGATAAAACCATTCTTTCTTTTTGTGGTATTGGAGATATATTTTTAACTTGTACTTCAGATAAATCTAGAAATTTCACTTTTGGAAGAGAAATCTTTAGAGATGGAGTAAAAAAAGTTATTGAAGAAAATAAGAAAACTGTTGAAGGATATAAAGTTCATCCAATTGTTTCTGAAATAATTAATACTAATAATTTAGATACACCAATATTTAAATTAATAATTAATGTTTTATCAAACAAGTTAGATCCAAAAGATTTTGTAGCAAATTTTTTAGAAGAACTGATGAAAAGTAATAAAATAAATTAA